The proteins below come from a single Marinobacter bohaiensis genomic window:
- a CDS encoding C-terminal binding protein: protein MQTPNVLIIDSVPENHFAEPDVERSVLAGCNIVHIQIAHIGDIRHELMRAADAVIIWATFDTLYFDKAVLSEFTNCKGIIKAAVGFDNIDIEAARQLNIPVFNTPDYGTEEVADHTMAILLSLSRKIAELNEHVRAGGWDWAVSKPIKRLRGCNLGIVGFGRIGQAVARRAQPFGLNVGFYDPYLPSGVEKSQGVLRFESLDDLARVSDIVSVNSSLNASSQNLINDATFQVMPDGVILINTARGAIINSDDLLQGIRQNKVAYAGLDVLESEPDIPDSFRSNPRVLLTPHSAFYSEESFLEMRTKSAQMALSLLSNKPTRNLVNSSRPIHLYTSEERL, encoded by the coding sequence GTGCAAACTCCGAACGTTCTGATCATTGATTCAGTTCCTGAAAACCATTTTGCCGAACCCGATGTCGAGCGCTCCGTCCTGGCGGGCTGCAACATCGTCCATATCCAGATAGCGCACATCGGGGACATCCGTCACGAGCTGATGCGTGCCGCCGATGCGGTCATCATCTGGGCAACCTTCGACACCCTCTACTTTGATAAAGCGGTGCTGTCAGAATTCACGAACTGCAAAGGCATCATCAAGGCCGCAGTGGGCTTCGACAACATCGATATCGAGGCGGCGCGCCAACTGAACATTCCGGTTTTCAACACGCCCGATTACGGGACCGAGGAAGTCGCCGATCATACGATGGCGATACTCCTCTCACTGTCCAGAAAAATCGCCGAGTTAAACGAGCATGTCCGTGCAGGTGGATGGGACTGGGCCGTCAGTAAACCCATCAAGCGGCTCAGAGGATGCAACCTTGGCATCGTTGGCTTTGGCCGGATCGGGCAGGCCGTTGCGAGACGCGCTCAACCGTTCGGTTTGAACGTCGGTTTCTATGACCCGTACCTGCCCAGCGGCGTTGAAAAATCCCAGGGCGTCCTTCGGTTTGAAAGCCTGGATGACCTGGCCCGGGTATCCGACATCGTGTCGGTGAACAGTTCGCTCAACGCCAGCTCACAGAACCTGATCAATGACGCCACCTTTCAGGTCATGCCCGACGGCGTCATCCTCATTAACACCGCCCGAGGGGCCATCATAAATTCCGACGATCTGTTGCAAGGCATCCGGCAGAACAAGGTTGCCTACGCCGGCCTCGATGTTCTCGAGTCAGAGCCCGACATTCCCGACAGTTTCCGATCGAATCCTCGGGTTCTACTGACGCCCCACTCCGCCTTCTATTCGGAAGAGTCCTTTCTGGAGATGAGAACGAAATCCGCCCAGATGGCTCTGTCCCTGCTTTCCAACAAACCCACCAGAAACCTCGTTAACAGCAGTCGACCGATCCACCTGTACACTTCGGAAGAGAGACTATGA
- a CDS encoding ATP-grasp domain-containing protein, translating into MADAIIFISQSYLQFATRQTLEMISDLTETVLILHDSETVDPFLKPFIKAVHHVPGSLNLSLRPALSHNEVKALVSGYADKHGGPDRIRIFCQQEDNVELAALIREELGIPGDRPGLVSAFRNKLVMKDRVSQHRPEALPAYAPFNQELCRADPARYFELLHTHFGDKFVIKPTSAAGSFNVSIVESFDDFLHAWTLINEESHDFEYEVNEFIDGKMYQCDSLVIDGKVYFSGILELGCSNFDFVQGKPLSVYPVTSQALYDRLFAFNQDIISALGFANGSTHHEIFQKSDGSLIFLEIAARVPGGLGVPYHAANSSINLIDANLLLAIGRDIPRTIVPDMRNNVISALLPVGNGTIRALNSPDIASRFTIDWYVKEGMEVTSRSLVDSAGVLMAFNDNPDILRSDFEKLQQYVPVTCS; encoded by the coding sequence ATGGCTGATGCCATCATTTTTATCTCTCAATCATACCTGCAGTTTGCCACCCGTCAGACGCTGGAAATGATCAGCGATCTCACGGAAACCGTGCTGATCCTCCATGACAGCGAGACCGTCGATCCTTTCCTGAAGCCCTTTATCAAGGCCGTCCATCATGTCCCCGGCAGTCTCAACCTGAGTCTCAGGCCCGCACTGTCCCACAACGAGGTCAAAGCGCTGGTCTCCGGCTACGCCGACAAACACGGCGGCCCGGATCGCATCCGGATTTTCTGCCAGCAGGAAGACAACGTGGAACTGGCTGCGCTCATCCGGGAGGAGCTTGGCATCCCCGGCGATCGTCCCGGCCTCGTATCGGCGTTCAGGAACAAGCTCGTGATGAAGGATCGGGTCTCTCAGCACCGCCCGGAAGCCTTACCGGCCTATGCACCGTTCAATCAGGAGTTATGCCGCGCGGACCCGGCACGCTACTTTGAGCTGCTCCACACGCATTTTGGCGACAAGTTCGTCATCAAGCCGACCTCTGCCGCGGGCAGTTTCAACGTCAGCATTGTCGAGAGCTTTGACGACTTCCTGCACGCCTGGACGCTGATCAATGAGGAATCGCACGACTTCGAGTACGAGGTGAACGAGTTCATTGACGGCAAAATGTATCAGTGCGATTCGCTCGTGATTGATGGGAAGGTTTATTTCTCGGGCATCCTTGAACTCGGCTGCTCCAATTTTGATTTTGTGCAGGGCAAGCCGCTGTCGGTCTACCCCGTCACCTCCCAGGCGCTCTACGATCGGCTCTTCGCGTTCAACCAGGACATCATCAGCGCGCTGGGTTTCGCGAACGGCTCGACGCACCATGAAATCTTCCAGAAAAGCGACGGCAGCCTGATTTTCCTTGAGATCGCGGCCCGGGTTCCCGGCGGGCTGGGCGTGCCCTACCACGCCGCCAACAGCAGCATCAACCTCATCGACGCGAACCTGCTGCTGGCCATTGGCCGGGATATCCCCCGCACCATCGTTCCCGACATGAGGAACAACGTCATCTCCGCGCTGCTGCCCGTCGGCAATGGGACCATCCGGGCCCTGAATTCCCCGGACATCGCCAGCCGCTTCACCATCGACTGGTACGTGAAGGAAGGCATGGAAGTGACATCGCGCTCGCTTGTCGACTCGGCCGGCGTTCTGATGGCCTTCAACGACAACCCCGACATCCTGCGATCGGACTTTGAAAAGTTGCAGCAGTATGTGCCGGTCACCTGCAGTTGA
- a CDS encoding TauD/TfdA dioxygenase family protein, protein MKIRNLHARDFGCVVDGVDLRTASETQQRQIRDLVFRKRVVIVKNQQFDAAGYESRMRLMGSPVPHVLEEYSLPGHRNIVTLSDHIDARGNTGGITDGGSFWHSDMAYYPRPNILTALYAVNASEASSSTYFIDLQDGWNILQNTPPLLDRIESEAGSSIAQTAVVHAFGNRRKARQANQAEQPLSDDRKRDVGGTVHPLVRRHAVSGVDSLFAIAGSAMHLLDGDRQAGADLLDELEDLVVNNANFIEHRYEPGDLVIWDNASLIHKGNVSNLTTDPEQARILWRMNLDYTGVSHG, encoded by the coding sequence ATGAAGATCAGAAACCTGCATGCGCGGGACTTTGGGTGCGTCGTGGACGGCGTCGATCTGAGAACCGCCAGCGAGACACAGCAGCGGCAGATCAGGGATCTGGTGTTCCGTAAACGCGTCGTTATCGTTAAAAACCAGCAGTTTGACGCGGCCGGGTATGAATCCCGGATGCGGCTCATGGGCAGCCCCGTGCCTCACGTGCTGGAGGAATACTCGCTTCCGGGTCACCGGAACATCGTGACGCTCTCGGATCATATCGACGCCCGGGGCAACACCGGCGGCATCACCGATGGCGGTTCGTTCTGGCACTCGGATATGGCGTATTACCCGAGGCCCAACATCCTGACCGCGCTGTACGCCGTCAATGCCAGCGAGGCCAGTTCCAGCACCTACTTCATTGACCTGCAGGACGGCTGGAACATCCTGCAAAACACTCCGCCACTGCTGGACCGAATCGAGAGCGAAGCCGGGTCCAGCATCGCGCAGACCGCCGTCGTACACGCGTTCGGAAATCGCCGCAAGGCCCGACAGGCCAACCAGGCCGAGCAACCGCTCTCCGACGATCGCAAACGGGACGTCGGCGGCACCGTGCATCCACTGGTCAGACGTCATGCGGTATCGGGAGTCGATTCACTGTTCGCGATCGCCGGCAGCGCCATGCACCTGCTCGACGGTGACCGTCAGGCTGGCGCGGACCTCCTCGACGAACTCGAGGATCTCGTCGTCAACAACGCCAATTTCATCGAGCACCGATACGAGCCCGGCGATCTGGTCATCTGGGACAACGCCTCCCTCATTCATAAAGGCAACGTCTCCAACCTAACGACGGATCCAGAGCAAGCCAGAATCCTCTGGAGAATGAACCTGGACTATACGGGAGTGAGCCATGGCTGA
- a CDS encoding DMT family transporter: protein MDENQTHALDELPNAIVSANTLGWLCITAYCLLTAFAAVWVSESFTRIDGATLTFTTLLVAQLFFLSCAFLKKENILLFVLDNKSLIVKSNVLTLFSWYFMFLALQKVEASVESALYQGIIPMTVLVCSARAQGITLKRALGPALTLLFLTLLAESRFSLAGMESSHTSTIIQGIALALIAGATAGLYVHVTGAAHRQWGATLLQVLTTRFVLLLVVTGFLGHEQFALVVSNENGLAWKLMFLALSIVVLPVLFLQTSIKNLGASRVSVMTPLVPALALAAEFVINPWGHITTPILVLMVCLSVIISNVWLNHSDRPGPVETQLREEGSSR from the coding sequence ATGGACGAAAATCAGACTCACGCTCTGGACGAGCTCCCCAACGCCATTGTGTCGGCCAATACCCTTGGATGGCTCTGCATCACGGCCTACTGTCTGCTCACTGCTTTCGCAGCGGTCTGGGTGTCGGAAAGCTTCACCAGGATCGACGGCGCCACGCTGACGTTTACCACGCTGCTCGTTGCCCAGCTCTTTTTCCTCTCGTGCGCGTTCCTGAAGAAGGAAAACATCCTCCTTTTCGTGCTGGACAATAAATCCCTGATCGTGAAGTCCAATGTCCTGACCCTGTTCAGTTGGTACTTCATGTTTCTCGCCCTACAGAAAGTGGAGGCGTCCGTTGAGTCGGCCCTCTATCAGGGAATCATCCCGATGACGGTGCTGGTCTGCTCGGCCCGGGCCCAGGGGATCACGCTCAAACGCGCCCTGGGCCCCGCTTTGACGCTGCTGTTTCTGACCTTGCTCGCGGAATCCCGCTTTTCCCTCGCCGGCATGGAGAGCAGCCACACCTCAACAATCATCCAGGGGATCGCGCTCGCCCTCATCGCCGGTGCCACCGCCGGCCTCTACGTCCATGTCACGGGGGCGGCCCATCGCCAGTGGGGCGCCACCCTGCTCCAGGTGCTGACCACCCGGTTCGTCCTGCTACTGGTCGTGACCGGTTTCCTGGGGCATGAACAATTCGCACTGGTGGTATCCAACGAAAACGGGCTGGCCTGGAAGCTGATGTTCCTGGCGCTGTCGATCGTCGTTCTGCCGGTACTGTTTCTCCAGACCTCCATCAAGAATCTCGGGGCCAGCCGGGTGTCTGTCATGACCCCTCTGGTCCCCGCCCTGGCGTTGGCGGCGGAATTCGTCATCAACCCATGGGGCCATATCACCACGCCAATTCTCGTCTTAATGGTCTGTCTTTCAGTCATCATTTCAAACGTTTGGCTGAATCACAGTGATCGACCAGGACCGGTCGAAACTCAACTAAGAGAAGAAGGGAGTTCAAGATGA
- the oppF gene encoding murein tripeptide/oligopeptide ABC transporter ATP binding protein OppF, producing the protein MNQPILQVRDLKVYFNVRGERRWPWSKPQTLKAVDGISLDLHAGETLGVVGESGCGKSTLARALIGLVTSRAGSIRWQGLELVGRDETGWRNVRQDIQMIFQDPLASLDPRMTVGDIIAEPLRSFYPGMSRQAISDKVRAIMLKVGLLPNVINRYPHEFSGGQCQRIGIARALIVEPKLVICDEPVSALDVSIQAQVVNLLKSLQKEMGLSLIFIAHDLSVVKHISDRVMVMYLGHPVEAGDGTALYAAPRHPYTRALMSAVPIPDPDIERNKAIQLLEGELPSPIDPPSGCVFRTRCPVARDACAEQVPQLEGDHRHRVACPYV; encoded by the coding sequence ATGAACCAACCGATTCTTCAGGTCCGCGACCTCAAGGTCTATTTCAACGTGCGCGGCGAGCGACGCTGGCCCTGGTCGAAACCCCAGACCCTGAAGGCCGTCGACGGCATCAGCCTGGACCTGCACGCCGGTGAGACGCTGGGTGTGGTGGGCGAATCCGGCTGCGGCAAATCCACCCTGGCCCGGGCGCTGATCGGGCTGGTGACGTCCCGGGCGGGCAGCATCCGCTGGCAGGGCCTGGAGCTGGTGGGCCGGGATGAGACGGGCTGGCGCAACGTGCGCCAGGACATCCAGATGATCTTTCAGGACCCGCTGGCGTCCCTCGACCCGCGCATGACGGTGGGCGACATCATCGCCGAGCCGCTCAGGAGCTTCTATCCCGGTATGAGCCGGCAGGCGATCTCGGACAAGGTCCGGGCGATCATGCTCAAGGTGGGCCTGCTGCCGAACGTCATCAACCGCTATCCCCACGAGTTTTCCGGTGGCCAGTGTCAGCGCATCGGCATTGCCCGGGCGCTGATCGTGGAGCCAAAGCTGGTGATCTGCGACGAGCCCGTCTCGGCGCTGGACGTCTCCATCCAGGCCCAAGTGGTCAACCTGCTCAAGTCCCTGCAAAAGGAGATGGGTCTATCGCTGATCTTCATCGCCCACGACCTGTCGGTGGTCAAGCACATCAGCGATCGGGTCATGGTGATGTATCTGGGCCATCCGGTCGAAGCGGGAGACGGTACGGCCCTGTACGCCGCACCTCGGCATCCCTACACCCGCGCCCTGATGTCGGCGGTGCCGATTCCCGACCCGGACATCGAGCGCAACAAGGCCATCCAGTTGCTGGAGGGGGAACTGCCGTCCCCGATCGACCCACCCTCGGGCTGCGTCTTCCGCACGCGCTGCCCGGTCGCCCGGGACGCCTGCGCCGAGCAGGTTCCGCAACTGGAGGGCGATCACCGCCATCGGGTGGCGTGCCCTTACGTGTGA
- a CDS encoding pyridoxal phosphate-dependent aminotransferase has translation MKKQLIFHEMTDLANREGAANLSQGIPVNDYDSDWLKAVTTQCDVNWQYTSPGGSEALKSSVRQQYDTSCETAVAITSGCTESLVCALLAFRARGVTRAISLEPFYAYYPGFCDIAGLEFQPVRMDVRNGRIDWESILALRPDSHTALIINTPHNPSGHALSVADQHHLCDLIAQAGCHAVIDEVYRDFNYDGAILDYDRLFRAGILIASSWSKSFLAAGVRAGWLIGPEPLIEECRSIRMHLSNCTPAIIDNAVVTVSQRIRDEQQPLRRRYQDRRDRLFEALTHAGYDTVLPSAGHFIMARHDALLRLSAEEQCIFLTRKIGVTPLPLDPFFQDNAEKWLRFSFSVSDDVMTCATNRLKDMPRDI, from the coding sequence ATGAAAAAGCAGCTGATTTTTCACGAGATGACCGACCTCGCCAATCGAGAGGGTGCGGCCAATCTGTCTCAGGGTATACCGGTTAACGACTATGATTCTGACTGGCTCAAGGCCGTCACAACACAGTGTGATGTCAACTGGCAGTACACCAGCCCGGGCGGATCAGAGGCGCTCAAGTCCAGCGTCAGGCAACAGTATGACACGTCCTGTGAAACCGCCGTGGCCATCACATCAGGCTGCACGGAGTCCCTCGTCTGCGCGCTTCTGGCATTCAGGGCGAGAGGCGTCACCCGGGCCATTTCACTGGAGCCGTTCTACGCCTACTACCCCGGCTTTTGTGACATCGCGGGACTCGAATTCCAGCCGGTTCGAATGGACGTCAGAAACGGCCGCATCGATTGGGAATCCATCCTGGCGCTGCGCCCCGATTCGCATACGGCGCTCATCATCAATACCCCACACAACCCGTCCGGCCACGCCTTGTCGGTTGCAGACCAGCACCACCTCTGCGATTTGATCGCACAGGCCGGATGCCATGCGGTCATTGATGAGGTCTACAGAGACTTCAACTACGACGGGGCCATCCTGGACTATGACCGCCTATTCAGGGCGGGGATACTCATCGCATCCTCGTGGTCGAAATCGTTTCTTGCCGCCGGCGTCCGGGCCGGTTGGCTCATAGGGCCTGAGCCGCTCATCGAGGAATGCCGGAGCATTCGGATGCATCTGTCCAACTGCACGCCGGCCATCATCGATAACGCCGTCGTTACGGTCAGCCAACGCATCCGGGACGAACAGCAGCCGTTGCGGCGCCGCTATCAAGACCGGCGGGACAGGCTCTTCGAGGCCCTGACGCATGCGGGCTACGACACCGTATTGCCCAGCGCCGGCCACTTCATTATGGCAAGGCACGACGCACTGCTCAGGCTGAGCGCCGAGGAGCAGTGCATCTTCCTGACCCGGAAAATCGGGGTCACACCGTTACCTCTCGATCCATTCTTTCAGGATAACGCCGAAAAATGGCTTCGGTTTTCCTTCTCCGTTTCCGACGACGTCATGACTTGCGCCACGAATCGCCTAAAGGATATGCCGCGCGATATTTGA
- a CDS encoding TenA family transcriptional regulator — MTQQIDSVELGDKVVNQIQQKVEQSGINHNPFYQTFRSTTLDKPTLKDVFQQYYYYIRTFPQILSGLAPRVDDEVIRLKICRTVVSELGDGHGDPHFKMFTDSLSSLGVTLEDIDTVEHCPEARQLVQDLERLFLSEHPNYAIGAHYVIEEFGFPMIVNLYEGFRRYEGWEHEDYNYFYLHILIESNHVDWIQDAVQAAVTDDESAAQVLSGADQVLQSLQQFWEGLNRIALGATQKDEALKIA; from the coding sequence ATGACGCAGCAAATCGATTCCGTCGAACTTGGCGACAAGGTTGTAAACCAGATCCAACAGAAAGTTGAGCAGTCGGGAATCAACCACAATCCGTTCTACCAGACGTTCAGAAGCACAACCCTGGACAAGCCGACGCTGAAAGACGTCTTTCAGCAGTATTACTACTACATCCGTACCTTTCCGCAAATCCTGTCCGGCCTGGCGCCACGGGTCGATGACGAAGTGATTCGACTGAAAATCTGCCGCACGGTGGTCTCCGAGCTGGGGGACGGGCACGGCGATCCTCATTTCAAGATGTTCACCGATTCCCTGAGCAGCCTCGGGGTCACGCTCGAAGACATCGACACGGTCGAACACTGCCCTGAAGCCCGCCAACTGGTGCAGGACCTTGAACGCCTGTTCCTGTCGGAACACCCCAACTACGCCATCGGCGCGCACTACGTCATCGAGGAGTTCGGCTTCCCCATGATCGTGAACCTGTACGAGGGCTTCCGGCGCTACGAGGGCTGGGAACATGAAGACTACAACTACTTCTACCTCCACATCCTGATTGAGAGCAACCACGTCGACTGGATCCAGGATGCCGTCCAGGCCGCCGTCACCGACGACGAATCCGCGGCCCAGGTTCTGTCCGGTGCGGACCAGGTACTGCAATCGCTCCAGCAATTCTGGGAAGGCCTCAATCGCATCGCACTCGGTGCCACTCAGAAAGACGAAGCCCTGAAGATCGCCTAG
- a CDS encoding glycerophosphodiester phosphodiesterase, which yields MTHLIRHASALALAVGLAAPVTSQADALERQLDALQDFQVIAHRGASGYAPEHTWPAYEQALDMGADYLELDLHMSADGELVVIHDDTLDRTTDGEGKVKDQDLAALKALDAGSWFNAAHPEHADDAYAGARLLTLDEVIDRYGDDVRYYIETKSPERYPDLQRALVETLETNGLIKSGSVVIQSFSRDSLQQVHALNAEIPLVQLVWYSPAEDGSGLTEWTGVTPAPSEITDADFQAIADYAVGVGPNVTYDGDDVIDVSFVEQAHANGLLVHTYTINEPDQMRRLLDWGVDGMFTNFPDRLVEIAD from the coding sequence ATGACACACCTCATTCGACACGCCTCCGCCCTCGCTCTGGCAGTGGGTCTTGCCGCACCGGTGACGAGTCAGGCCGACGCCCTCGAACGCCAGCTCGATGCCCTGCAGGACTTCCAGGTCATTGCTCATCGCGGCGCCAGCGGCTATGCCCCGGAGCATACCTGGCCGGCGTACGAGCAGGCGCTGGACATGGGCGCCGACTACCTGGAACTGGATCTGCACATGAGCGCCGACGGCGAGTTGGTGGTGATCCACGACGACACCCTGGACCGCACTACCGACGGCGAAGGCAAGGTCAAGGATCAGGATCTCGCGGCCCTGAAGGCCCTGGACGCCGGCAGCTGGTTCAACGCGGCGCACCCCGAGCACGCCGACGACGCCTATGCCGGCGCCCGGCTGCTGACCCTGGATGAGGTGATCGATCGCTACGGCGATGACGTGCGCTATTACATCGAGACCAAGTCGCCCGAGCGCTATCCGGACCTGCAACGGGCGCTGGTGGAGACGCTTGAAACTAACGGTCTGATCAAGTCCGGGTCAGTGGTGATCCAGTCATTCAGCCGGGACAGCCTGCAGCAGGTGCACGCACTGAACGCCGAGATCCCACTGGTGCAGCTCGTGTGGTATTCCCCAGCCGAGGATGGCAGCGGCCTGACCGAGTGGACGGGCGTTACCCCGGCACCGTCCGAAATCACCGACGCCGACTTCCAGGCCATTGCCGACTATGCGGTGGGCGTCGGACCCAACGTGACCTACGACGGCGACGACGTCATCGACGTCAGCTTCGTCGAACAGGCCCACGCCAACGGCTTGCTGGTGCACACCTACACCATCAACGAGCCCGACCAGATGCGCCGACTGCTGGACTGGGGCGTGGACGGCATGTTCACCAACTTTCCGGATCGGCTGGTCGAGATTGCCGATTAA
- a CDS encoding KamA family radical SAM protein, protein MDVIATTAEQDSTESRFAEKVTPYLRDLMESSEAIREMYQLNPELENLEADTSVDLLNEKTSTPVFGTVKKYEGQLLALLSYTCVSNCRYCERQDRVGVGLDSAGRLTKEKIDNIIDYVAGDETIYEVIASGGDPLTNPKGLRYLFEELSKLEHVKVLRIHTRFPLQNPDKVDLKLMADLSQLREAVYFSLHIDHPDELTPKAIKLIAELKAMGYIMITQTVFLKGINDSVETLKDLFLKLFELGVRPYYIYHGQEVTSTRRFVMDLDDEVNIMTDLRNQLSGLAFPQHVIDIPGASGKVVVPSNHWSYDSGSVSDFKGKRVTTSDWNEIAQGKGH, encoded by the coding sequence ATGGACGTTATAGCGACAACAGCAGAACAGGACTCCACAGAATCCAGGTTTGCCGAGAAAGTAACTCCTTACTTACGCGATTTGATGGAGAGCAGTGAGGCCATTCGGGAGATGTACCAGCTCAATCCCGAGCTGGAGAACCTGGAAGCCGATACCAGCGTTGACCTTCTCAATGAAAAGACATCGACCCCGGTCTTTGGAACCGTCAAGAAGTACGAGGGACAACTTCTGGCTCTGCTGTCTTACACCTGTGTATCCAACTGCCGGTATTGCGAACGTCAGGATCGAGTCGGGGTTGGTCTGGATTCTGCGGGCCGACTGACCAAGGAAAAAATCGACAACATCATCGATTACGTTGCCGGCGACGAAACGATTTATGAAGTCATCGCAAGCGGTGGCGATCCGCTCACAAACCCCAAAGGCCTTCGTTATCTGTTCGAGGAATTAAGCAAGCTCGAGCATGTCAAGGTGCTCCGCATCCACACACGGTTTCCGCTCCAGAATCCGGACAAGGTCGACCTGAAGCTGATGGCAGATTTGAGTCAGCTCCGGGAAGCGGTCTATTTCAGTCTACACATTGACCACCCTGACGAGCTGACGCCAAAAGCCATCAAGCTTATCGCGGAACTCAAAGCCATGGGTTACATCATGATCACCCAAACAGTTTTCCTCAAAGGCATCAATGACTCGGTGGAGACACTGAAAGACCTGTTCCTGAAACTGTTCGAACTGGGCGTTCGCCCCTATTACATCTATCACGGCCAGGAAGTCACATCGACCCGACGTTTCGTCATGGACCTTGACGATGAGGTCAACATCATGACCGACCTGAGAAATCAGCTGTCAGGCCTCGCCTTTCCGCAACACGTCATCGACATACCGGGCGCATCGGGCAAAGTCGTTGTGCCGAGTAACCACTGGTCCTACGACTCGGGCAGCGTGTCCGACTTCAAAGGCAAGCGCGTTACAACATCCGACTGGAATGAAATTGCTCAAGGGAAAGGACATTGA
- a CDS encoding NAD(P)-binding domain-containing protein, with translation MDYLVAGAGPAGLMEAHRLSAMGKRVSLISPQWGGVMECMGDHYLQSYCSELELPGSPVPLAHFMTEKTLSPRASHYMQYLRHYADSLPVDKITDTVTAVSFDGTHYSCDLQRHGKHALKARHIVAATGIKPKPFRTTCLAGCRTMACLDAYHHFSDPSARPPTETDVVIIGSGNSAFQIALLAMSTGYNAHILARTYPGIYPIETTDRFALRAQSQATVEKIWKSQTERTSPGISFSIYNNLWRSGDDIVFEIDRTDNNVHIAEATMANTAACGTRRLTRSFSRADTLFVTAIGTEPSRPFSIDAHEDDRDPATKRGIYWVGSAADFRSVNTMVSPRYSA, from the coding sequence ATGGACTACCTTGTTGCGGGAGCCGGCCCGGCCGGCTTGATGGAAGCACACCGCTTGAGCGCCATGGGAAAGCGCGTCTCATTGATTTCACCCCAGTGGGGCGGCGTGATGGAGTGCATGGGCGATCACTACCTGCAATCCTATTGCAGCGAACTTGAGCTCCCGGGGAGCCCGGTTCCCCTCGCCCATTTCATGACGGAGAAGACGCTGTCTCCGCGTGCCAGCCATTACATGCAGTATCTTCGGCACTACGCCGATAGCCTGCCCGTCGACAAAATCACCGACACCGTGACCGCCGTGTCCTTTGATGGCACGCACTATTCATGCGACCTGCAGCGACACGGGAAGCACGCGCTGAAAGCGCGGCACATCGTGGCTGCCACCGGCATCAAACCCAAACCCTTCCGGACCACCTGTCTGGCGGGTTGCCGCACGATGGCCTGCCTGGACGCCTACCACCACTTTTCCGACCCGTCGGCCCGCCCACCGACCGAAACGGATGTCGTCATTATCGGGAGTGGGAACTCGGCCTTTCAGATTGCCCTGCTGGCAATGTCTACGGGCTACAACGCGCACATTCTCGCGAGAACCTACCCGGGGATTTACCCCATCGAAACCACGGACCGGTTCGCACTGCGCGCCCAATCGCAGGCAACCGTCGAGAAGATCTGGAAGTCACAGACCGAGCGAACGTCGCCGGGCATTTCCTTCAGCATCTACAACAACCTGTGGCGATCGGGCGACGACATCGTGTTCGAGATCGACCGGACCGACAACAACGTCCATATCGCGGAGGCGACGATGGCCAACACGGCGGCTTGCGGCACCCGCCGTTTAACGCGTTCGTTCAGCCGCGCGGATACCCTTTTTGTGACGGCCATCGGCACGGAACCATCGCGCCCCTTTTCCATTGATGCCCACGAGGACGACCGTGACCCAGCCACAAAACGGGGCATCTACTGGGTCGGCAGTGCCGCCGACTTCCGTTCCGTCAACACCATGGTGAGCCCGAGGTACAGCGCATGA